TTGCTACTCAGCTTGAAACGATTGATTACATTGAGACGTTCCCATCACAGGCCAATTATATCATGTGTAGATTAAGTGAAGGTGTTATTGCAAAAGAGCTTGCCAATTACCTGGTTAAAGAAAAATCGATTCTTATTAAAGACTTATCAGGGAAAGAAGGGATAACTGGGAATCAGTATATTCGCCTTGCAGTAAGAGAAGAAGTGGATAACCAGAAACTTATTGATGCATTAAGAAGCTATAAAAATGTAAATGAGGAAAAAAATGATAAATAGAATTGTAGATAATGAATTTGATCAACTCTTACAACACCTTGGCCAAAATTATTCCAATTGCTTTTATATTTACATTGATGCCATTACATATGGAAATACAGATCCGAATGTTTCTTTTTATAGGATAGGCGATGAATTTAAATGTGTGATAATGAAATATTATGATAGTATTCAAATTGCAGGTGAAGTGCATTCAGAGGATGAGGCAAACTTACTATCCTTTTTAAAGAATGAAGATGTCAAGATGATTACGGGAACGAAGAATACCCTTACGATGCTTCACAATAAAATGATGAATAATGGCACACATGAATATGTAGAAGGTATGAATTATCAATATGAAAGTTATCGTATTGCAAAATCACCGGTGAAGATAGAACGGGCCACAAAAGCAGATGCAAGAGCAATAGCGGAGTTGATTCTTTCAGACCAAACCTTTAAGAACAATTATGAAATCAAAACATTAGAACAACAGTTATCGGAGCGGATTGCGTCAGCTAAAGGACGAAGTTATGTAATCAAAGATGCACAGAAAGTCATCGCGCATATTGCTACATATGCAGAAAGTGAATATGTAGCCGTAACCAGTGGAATGATTGTCGATAAAGCATATGTCAATAAAGGA
This sequence is a window from Vallitaleaceae bacterium 9-2. Protein-coding genes within it:
- a CDS encoding GNAT family N-acetyltransferase — encoded protein: MINRIVDNEFDQLLQHLGQNYSNCFYIYIDAITYGNTDPNVSFYRIGDEFKCVIMKYYDSIQIAGEVHSEDEANLLSFLKNEDVKMITGTKNTLTMLHNKMMNNGTHEYVEGMNYQYESYRIAKSPVKIERATKADARAIAELILSDQTFKNNYEIKTLEQQLSERIASAKGRSYVIKDAQKVIAHIATYAESEYVAVTSGMIVDKAYVNKGYSFYLESYIVNDLLGEGKKVFTQVFDKKRAKLLESLGATYCGDYAKLTRVN